Sequence from the Corallococcus sp. EGB genome:
CGTCGCCCGCGAGCGTGCAGCTGCGGCCGTGGGCGAGCAGCTGGCTGACGACGAAGAGCTCGAAGAGGGAGAAGTCCTCCGCCTCGTCCAGCACCACGTGGGCCAGCCGTTCCGCGCCCAGCGCGCCCCGCTGCGCCTTGAGGAACATCAGGGCGGGCAGGTCGTCCGCGTCCACGGTGCCCGCGAGCGCGTCCGGGGTGTCCTCTTCAATGGCGCGCCCGTCCACGGTGACGAGGCGGTCCTCGTCGAAGCCCTTGTACTGGCGCGACAGCGGCGTGGCGGTCTGCTGCTTCGTGTGCTCCAGCACCTCCTCCACCACGGTGAGGGGCAGCTCCCCCTTCGCGTCCGCCACCACGGCCTCCAGGAAGGCGCGGTCGAGGTACGCGTCCGCCAGCTTGATGCGCAGCCGGTCCAGCGTGGGGGGCAGGGGCTTGCCCTTGAAGACGGGCACGCGGTCCGCCAGCGCCCGGCGCAGGGCGGGGTGGCGCTTGAAGCGCGAGACGAGCGCGGGCGTGTCCGGGGACAGCTTGATGCCCGGCACGCTGAAGGCGGAGCGCGCGGTGGCCAGCGACCAGGCCTCCAGCGTCTGCACGGACACCTTGCCCAGGCCCAGCGGCGCGAGCAGCCGGCGCGTGAGCCGGGCCAGGCCCGCCTCCGGCACGACGACCTGGACGCGCGCCTGCGGGTACGTCTTCGCGTCGTCGAAGACGACCTTGGCCAGCCGGTGCAGCGCCACCGTCGTCTTGCCGCTGCCCGCGCTGCCCAGCACCAGGAGCGGCTGCTCCGGGCCGGTGCTGACGGCGGCGTACTGCTCCGCGTCCAGGAGCGCCGTCACCCCGAAGGCGTCCTCGACGTGCGTGGTGCCCCGGCCCACGCCCAGGACGCCCGGACGCGCGGCGGTGCCGCTGCCGCCCCCGAGCACGGAGGCCGCGTCGCGCCCGCGCGCGTGCCAGCGGCCCTGGGCATCGCGCTGGAGCAGGTGCGGGCCGGTGCTGATGCGGGTGAGGACGCCCTTCTCGATGATGACCAGCCGGCGCGCCTCCACCTCGCCCTCGGAGAGCCGCTCGCCGAAGTACTCCTCGAACGCGTCGCCCTCCTCGTAGTTGTAGAAGACGCGGGCCACGGGGGCGAAGCGCCAGTCGATGACGCGCACCCCGGCGCCCAGGTTGGCGAAGCTGGTGCGGCCGAGCAGGTAGTCGCGCGCGCCGGTGGGCCCGGACAGGCGCAGGTGCGCGAAGTAGGGCGCGTTCGAATCCGGCAGCGGCACGGTCTCCTGCCGCTCCAGCATGGAGCGCACCTCGTTCATCTGGGTGAAGACGTGCGGCAGGTCCGCGGCGTGCGCCGTGGTGGCGTCGTCGCGCAGCACCTGCAGCTGCGCCAGCAGGCCCTGGGTGTCCAGCGTGCGCTCCGCGGCCTGCCGGCGCGCCTCCGCCAGCGCCTGCTGCACGCGTGACAGCAGGGCCTCCTCCTCGGCGATGAGCGCGAGCGCCTCGGGCGACAGCTCCTGCTCCTGGCCGACCATGACGTCTTCCTTTCCGCCCGTGGGCACCCTGGGCGCGTGCAAGGTGAACGCTGGCCCACGCCGGGTCAACCCGTTGGATTTCCGGGCCATCTTGCTAGATTGGGGATCGCGGCCGAGGTGCCCACCCGGCGTCCCCGTTTCCCTCCTCCCGCGGCCGGGCCTCCCATCCACCGTGCCAGGTTGCCTCCCCATGGGGTGGTGTGGATGTCCGCGACTGGGCGATGCCTTGGGTTGTCTGTCGAATGCGGCGCACGCCGGATGCGGGTGGCTTCTAACGGCACGCGCGGCTTGCTTCCTTGCGCATCCATCCCGAACACGGAGGAAGTACCGGATGACCTTGATGAACGCGCCGTTCCGCTGGACGCTGTCGCTCGCCGCCGCGCTGGGAATCGTCACGTCGGCGGGGGCCCAGGAGCCGGAGCCCCAGACGGAGACGGAGACGTCCACGACGACGACCACCACCACCACGATGAACTCGGAGGAGATGGCGGAGCCCGCGGGGAAGCACCACCACCAGGGCCGCATCGGGCCGCAGTTCGCGGTGAGCGGCAACGTGGGCTTCGGCCTGGGCTACGTCTACACGAACGGCCAGAGCCCGACGGGCGGGTTGGAGGACCTGAAGATCACCCAGTCCGCGAAGATCTCCTTCCCCATCATCGCGGAGCTGGGCTTCCGGGTGACGCCGCGCTTCTACCTGGGCGCGTGGGGAAGCTGGGAGCCGGTGCTGAACAAGCGGAACGCGCTGTCGTGCCCGGAGGGCTTCAGCTGCCATACCTTCCAGTGGCGCGTCGGGCCGGAGCTCCGCTACCACCTCCGGCCGGACCTGGGCTTCGATCCGTGGATTGGTCTGGGCCTGGGCCTGGAGGTCCTCAAGAGCCACGTGGAGGGAGACACGCAGGTGCAGGTCGCGCCGGGTGTGTCGCTCCCCACGCACGTGGACACGCACGTCACGGACCGGGGCATCACGATCGCGCGGGTCACGCTGGGCGGCGACATCCGCGTGACGCGGGCCCTGGCGCTGGGGCCCATCATCAGCGCGTCGGTGGGCCAGTACACGGTGCGCACCGGTCACCAGACGCTGGACATCACCGGCGTGGGCAGCAGGGATCAGTCGCTCTCGCCCGTGGATGACGGCTTCCACGCGCTGTTCACCGTGGGCATCCGGCTGGCGTTCGTGCCCATGTAGCACCGCGTGGTGGCGCTCCGGTGCTCTCGCTGCACCGGGCCGGCCAGCCGCTGTCCTTCACGTTCAGCCGCGCACGCGGAAGGCCGTGCGGCTTGAAAGCGCGGGGCGGGCCCTGCCAGCATCCGGTGCCATGGATGAGCGCTTCACCCCGGAGCACGAGGCGTTCCGCCGCACCGTGCGTCAGTTCGTCGAGAGGGAACTGGCCCCGCACGCGCTGGAGTGGGACCAGGCCGGCGAGTTTCCTCGCGACGTCTTCCGCCGCTGCGGCGAGCTGGGCTTCTTCGGCATCAGCCATGATCCGGCCCATGGCGGCAGCGGGCTGGACTACTGGTACGTGGCCGCCTTCGCGGAGGAGCTGGCGCGGGCGCGCAACGGGGGCGTGGCGATGTCGCTCCTGGTGCAGGGGCAGATGGCCACGCCGGTCATCAACGAGCTGGGCACCGACGAGCAGAAGCGCGAGTTCCTCGCCCCCGCGCTCGCCGGGGAGCGCATCGCGGCGCTGGCGATGAGCGAACCGGACGCGGGCTCGGACCTGGCGCGCCTGCGCACCACCGCGAGCAGGGACGGCGATGACTACGTCATCCAGGGCGCGAAGACGTGGATCTCCAACGGCGCCCGCGCGGACTTCCTGGTGCTGGCGGTTCGCACGGGCGGGGCGGGCGCGCCGGGCATCTCGCTGGTGACGCTGCCCACGGACGTGAAGGGCTTCTCCGTGTCGAAGAAGCTCCAGAAGGTGGGGCACCGCTCGTCGGACATGGCCATCCTCTACTTCGAGGACTGCCGCATCCCCGCCCGCTACGTGCTGGGCCGGGAGAACGACGGCTTCTTCCACATCATGAACAGCTTCCACGCGGAGCGCCTGGTGACGGCGCTCTACACGGTGGCGGTGATGGACGACCTGCTACGGGAAACCCTCCGCTACGGCCGCGAACGTCAGGCGTTTGGAAAGCGGCTCCTGGACTTCCAGGTGTGGCGCCACACCTTCGTGGACCATGCCACCCGGGTGGAGGCGGCGCGGCAGCTCACCTATCAGGCGGTGCAGCTCTTCAATCGCAAACGCAAGCAGAAGCCGGTGAAGGAGATTGCCATGGCCAAGCTGCTCACCACGGAGCTGGCCCAGCGCGTGGCCTATGACTGCCAGCAATTCCATGGGGGCATGGGCTACGTGGAGGAGTCGCACGTCGCGCGGGCGTGGCGCGACGTGCGCATGCTCACCATTGGAGGCGGCACCTCCGAGGTGATGAAGGAGATCATCGCGGGGACGATGGCGCTGTAGCCTCCAGCGGCCTTCCTCGGCCGGGCGCTACTTCCCCAGGAGGCCGCCGAGCATTCCGCCCAGTCCGCCGCCGCCCTGGGGGCTGGCTGCGCCGCCGGAGCCGCCCGCGAGCAGGGGCACCACGGCGAGGATCTTCCCGACCAGCCCCGGATCCAGGCGGGACTTGAGGAAGTCGAGCAGCAGGGGCGCCACCAGGGTCGCCTTGCCCGCGTCCAGGTTGAAGCGCTGGAGGATGGCCACCATGCCCGCCACCTCGCCCGCGTGGGCCGCCGCGCCGCCCAGGGCACCCATGAGGCCGCCACCGCCGCCCGCGCCTCCGAGCATGCCGCCCAGGGCGCCCATGAGGCCGCCGCCGTCGCCCGCCGGGGCCTGTGCCGCCTGCTGCTGCCAGCCCTGCATCTCCGGGATGGCCTGCCCCATCTGCCGGGCCGCGTCCGGGCCCACCTTCTCCTGCACCGTGCCCTGCACCAGCTTCAGGAGTGAACCCGCGAGTCCCTGTGCCTGCGTTCCATCCACTCCAAGCTGCTGCGAGAGCTGTCCGATGAGGTCCATGTGCCGCGCTCCTTCACGTGGGGCCAGGTGAGAGGCGGCGGTTGTAGCGGTCCTGGCCGGGGAGCTGGCTGGAAAACCGGCGTGAGCGTTGGTCGGAGGACGCCCGGCGGGCAGTCCTACAGCCGGGTGAAGGACCAGCTCACCGCGCGACCGCCCTCGTAGGGCATCACGCCATGGAAGGGGCGCGGGTCCGCGTCGAACACGAGCGGCAGGAAGTGCCGGTCTCCGTCCCACAGCGACAGGGACAGGATGGAGGACACGGGGACCCAGGACAGCGAGCCCTCGGGGTTCCTGTCCAGGGGCGTGCCCTCGAAGGCGTCGATGCGGAAGATGAAGCCCAGCCAGTCCTCGCCGTGCTTGCCGAAGCCGGGCCAGGACAGGGTGCCGCGCAGGACCATGCGCGTGCACTCGATGCCGGCCTCCTCGCGGATCTCCCGGCGCATGCACGCGGCGATGTCCTCGTCGCGGTCCATCTTGCCGCCCAGGCCGTTGTACTTGCCGTAGTGGGCGTCGTCCGGGCGCGCGTTCCGGTGGATGAGCAGCACCTGCTGGCCGTCCGGGGACATCACGTAGCCCAGCGTGGCGACGATGGGGGTGTAGGGCATGCGCCGGTTCGTCTCCTGATTCCGGCGGGGCGTCAAGCGGCGCGGAGCCGCTCAGCGAGACGCGCCGGTCAGGAGGTCGGAGGGCGGCTCGTGGCGGCGCCACAGCTCGGCGGCGGGAGCGTCCGGAGACACGGCGCGCGTGTAGTTCGCTTCGAACCAGAGGCGGCTGTCGGAGGACAGCTGCCGGTGGCCGCGCGCGCCCAGCAGCACGAAGTCACACCGCCCCAGGAGCGCGAGCATCCGCTTCTGGGAGCCCTCGCTGGCGAAGGCCGCCGCCGCGTCCGGGAAGCGTTCTCCCGACGCGAGCGCGTCCTGGAGCATGAGCGCGTAGGGGTCCACGGGCACGGCGTGTCCCGGGAGCGCCGGCGGAAGTCTTCCGGCCATGAGCCCCCAGGCCGGCTCGAAGCCGCACAGCGACGCGTCCGGTGGCACCTGTTCGCGCACGTAGCGCGCCTGGAGGACCTGCTCCGGAGGACGGATCTCCGAGCCGCGAAGCGTTTCCTGAAGGGAGTGCAGCGGCGCCAGCAGCACCATCCCGAAGGCGCCCACGCCCACCGGCCGTGCCCGGGCCGAGGCGAAGCCCACGAGCGCCGCCGCGCCCAGTCCGGCGAGCAGCGCCTCCGGCCCCGCGAGCAGCGCGTTGTAGTTGGACCAGTAGCTGTGCGCGGCGAGGTACGCGGCCACGGTGAGCAGGTACGCGGTGGCGGCGAAGCGCTCGGGCGCGGCCTCCGCGCGGGTGCTCCGGCGGGCGGCCCGGAACAGCGCGACGCACAGCCCCACCGCCGCGAGCAGCAGGGCATACCGGCGCCGCTCATGGGTCATCTCCAGGAGCCGCTCCCAGCGCGACGTGATGCCGTCCTCGGGGCGGGCGGACTGGAACCACAGCGCGTCGCGCACGAAGGCGCGCGGGGCCATCAGGGCCAGCGGCCCCACGAGCGCCAGCGCCGTGAGCGACGCGGTCAGCACGAATCTCCGAGTCAGGCTCCAGCGGAGGTCCGGCGCCCGGGCCACGAGCGCCGCCGCGCCCCAGATTCCGCCCAACACCTTCACCGACGTCATGAGGCCCGCCATCACGCCAGCGAGGCCCGCGCGGCGGGGCAGGGGAGCGCGGCCCGAAGGCAGGAGCCAGATGTTCGCGAGCCCCAGACCGCACAGGTTGAGCAGCGGATCCAGGAACGGACCGCGCTCCATGGTGACGACCTCCGGGTGCACCGCGTAGACCAGCGCGGCCACCACGCCCGCGGCGGGTCCCCAGGCCCGCATCGCCAGCCGGCCCACGAGCATGGTGCTCACGGCGCCCATCGCGGTGGCGAGCCAACGTGCCAGCGCGAAGCCCGTGGCCGGGTCACCGAACGCGCCCACCGCCGCGGCCGGAGCCCCCAGGAGCAGCGCGCCCGGCGGATGCACGAAGAGGTAGTCGCGGTAGGGCAGCACGCCCTTCCACAGCAGCGCGGACGCCGCGGCGTAGACGCCCTCGTCGTAGTTCACGATGTAGCCGAGCGCTCCGGCGCGGTGGAAGAACGGCAGGGCCCGCAGTCCCCAGGCGCCCACGCCCATCGCCATCAGGAGCCAGGGCCACCAGCGCCGGGCCCTGCCATTCGCCGTCATCCACGTCAATCCGTCCAAGGCGCGAGCATGCTACGCAGCAGCCGACATTCGCGCGAGCCTCACGAGGGCAGGGGTGCACGAAAGGCAGGGCGCGACGCGAGTCCATCGCGATGCAGCGCGAGTGAAACATGCGTCACTCCAGCGCCTGTCGGGCCGGCCCCGGAGGTGAAGCCCGCCGCGCATCCTGCGCGGGCGCGCGGCGCCGAGGTTGTTTCAGGAGTCCAGGATGCCGCGGGAGAGCGAACGCGAGGTGTCTTCGCACGGGTGAGACTCGTGGCACCCGCGTGCCAGGCGGGGCGTTGCGCTCATGCAACGCGATGACCGGCCCGGGTCACGCAATGCGTCAGGAGGCGCTACGACGCGGAGTGCTGGCCGCCGCCAAAGTCCTTACGCTAGCGTCCGGCGCCCTTTCCCTCTCCAGGAGCCATCATGGGACTTGCCGAGCGTCGAGCAGCCAAGGAGTTCGAGACCAAGCGCTTTCCGCAGTTCAAGAAGGACATCGACGAGGCAGCCGGCTTCGAAGTGCCCGTGACGGTTGCCTGGGACACGCTGACCCTGGAGGGCGAATCCCATCTCTATGACGAGTGCTGGCCCAAGGTGTACTTCGTGCCGCTCATCGAGGCGCTCAAGGGCATCACCATCGACGACATGGGCAAGGAGGCGCTCAAGAGCTCCCTCAAGAAGATCGAAATCCAGAACCGCGCGGACACCGGCAATGCGTCGCGGATTGCCTCCTTCGAAAACGGCACCCTGCTGCTGGATAACAATCCCCACACCAACGTGGATGAAGTGACGGAACGCACCAAGGCCATCCAGTCGCTGCTCGAGTCCAAGCTCTGAGTTTCGAGGGCTGCGCCGCGGCGTCCATCGAGGGCGCCGCTGTGCGCGCCACCGGTGTGCCTCCCGGTGAGGAAGCTTCGTCTTGAGGCATGTCTCACCAGGGAATCTGACACCTGGCCGCAAGCCCAGTGCTGCCTCCCTCGTGTGATGAGGTCGTGCGCGGCCCAGGCTCCGAGCGAGTGGTCGTGGGCCGGAGGGTGGAGCCCTTGTGCGCCCTCGACGGCGGCGGGTTCGCGCGGGAGCGCTCGAAATGCAGTCTGGCCGGTGGAAGGCCCAGGAACTTGCATGCGCCAGCCCCCGTCGCGACCTTGAGCCATGAGCAGCGAGGAGCTTCGCGATGGAACTCACCCCCCAGGCCATGGCCATCCCCAAGTCGACCGAGCACCTCGAAAAGGGGAAGTACGGCCCCATCTTTCCGAAGACCCCCGCATGTTACGGCTTCACCATCGTCGCCAACGTCAAGCCGGGGCGCGCCGATACCATGCGCGGCTACGGGCAGCGATTGGCCGAGTCCCTCAAGAAGGAGCCCCACCTCCTCGCGCCGCTCAAGCTCCACTACCTGCGCTGGGTGCTCTTCGATAACGACACCCGGTTCATGTATCAGGGCATCTTCGACACAGACTTCGACAAGTACACCGAGGACGCGGTCGTCATCTTCACGCGGTCCGGAATCAACACGGCCTTCGAGAACCTCGAGGGCTTCCCCATGGACTGGAAGACGAACACGCGTGCGTTCATCCAGTTCCTCCGGGACCACCAGTGCAACAGCTTCCTCGAGTA
This genomic interval carries:
- a CDS encoding glycosyltransferase family 39 protein; the encoded protein is MTANGRARRWWPWLLMAMGVGAWGLRALPFFHRAGALGYIVNYDEGVYAAASALLWKGVLPYRDYLFVHPPGALLLGAPAAAVGAFGDPATGFALARWLATAMGAVSTMLVGRLAMRAWGPAAGVVAALVYAVHPEVVTMERGPFLDPLLNLCGLGLANIWLLPSGRAPLPRRAGLAGVMAGLMTSVKVLGGIWGAAALVARAPDLRWSLTRRFVLTASLTALALVGPLALMAPRAFVRDALWFQSARPEDGITSRWERLLEMTHERRRYALLLAAVGLCVALFRAARRSTRAEAAPERFAATAYLLTVAAYLAAHSYWSNYNALLAGPEALLAGLGAAALVGFASARARPVGVGAFGMVLLAPLHSLQETLRGSEIRPPEQVLQARYVREQVPPDASLCGFEPAWGLMAGRLPPALPGHAVPVDPYALMLQDALASGERFPDAAAAFASEGSQKRMLALLGRCDFVLLGARGHRQLSSDSRLWFEANYTRAVSPDAPAAELWRRHEPPSDLLTGASR
- a CDS encoding 8-oxo-dGTP diphosphatase, which translates into the protein MPYTPIVATLGYVMSPDGQQVLLIHRNARPDDAHYGKYNGLGGKMDRDEDIAACMRREIREEAGIECTRMVLRGTLSWPGFGKHGEDWLGFIFRIDAFEGTPLDRNPEGSLSWVPVSSILSLSLWDGDRHFLPLVFDADPRPFHGVMPYEGGRAVSWSFTRL
- a CDS encoding DUF2780 domain-containing protein, which gives rise to MGRRPALPAARVRRGPAPLPWRDALRGRSRGELVLHPAVGLPAGRPPTNAHAGFPASSPARTATTAASHLAPREGARHMDLIGQLSQQLGVDGTQAQGLAGSLLKLVQGTVQEKVGPDAARQMGQAIPEMQGWQQQAAQAPAGDGGGLMGALGGMLGGAGGGGGLMGALGGAAAHAGEVAGMVAILQRFNLDAGKATLVAPLLLDFLKSRLDPGLVGKILAVVPLLAGGSGGAASPQGGGGLGGMLGGLLGK
- a CDS encoding acyl-CoA dehydrogenase family protein, translating into MDERFTPEHEAFRRTVRQFVERELAPHALEWDQAGEFPRDVFRRCGELGFFGISHDPAHGGSGLDYWYVAAFAEELARARNGGVAMSLLVQGQMATPVINELGTDEQKREFLAPALAGERIAALAMSEPDAGSDLARLRTTASRDGDDYVIQGAKTWISNGARADFLVLAVRTGGAGAPGISLVTLPTDVKGFSVSKKLQKVGHRSSDMAILYFEDCRIPARYVLGRENDGFFHIMNSFHAERLVTALYTVAVMDDLLRETLRYGRERQAFGKRLLDFQVWRHTFVDHATRVEAARQLTYQAVQLFNRKRKQKPVKEIAMAKLLTTELAQRVAYDCQQFHGGMGYVEESHVARAWRDVRMLTIGGGTSEVMKEIIAGTMAL
- a CDS encoding ATP-binding domain-containing protein gives rise to the protein MVGQEQELSPEALALIAEEEALLSRVQQALAEARRQAAERTLDTQGLLAQLQVLRDDATTAHAADLPHVFTQMNEVRSMLERQETVPLPDSNAPYFAHLRLSGPTGARDYLLGRTSFANLGAGVRVIDWRFAPVARVFYNYEEGDAFEEYFGERLSEGEVEARRLVIIEKGVLTRISTGPHLLQRDAQGRWHARGRDAASVLGGGSGTAARPGVLGVGRGTTHVEDAFGVTALLDAEQYAAVSTGPEQPLLVLGSAGSGKTTVALHRLAKVVFDDAKTYPQARVQVVVPEAGLARLTRRLLAPLGLGKVSVQTLEAWSLATARSAFSVPGIKLSPDTPALVSRFKRHPALRRALADRVPVFKGKPLPPTLDRLRIKLADAYLDRAFLEAVVADAKGELPLTVVEEVLEHTKQQTATPLSRQYKGFDEDRLVTVDGRAIEEDTPDALAGTVDADDLPALMFLKAQRGALGAERLAHVVLDEAEDFSLFELFVVSQLLAHGRSCTLAGDEVQQTTAGFAGWDAALGELGIRDAATCRLQVSYRCPRPVVELAQHVLGSQSPANAARAGREGAPVGFHHFPDEAQAWLFLGDALRDLVLREPHASVGVIASSREAAQSFHRVIREMPWARLVLEGDFSFEPGVDVTDVDNVKGLEFDYVLLPDVTARAYPADDEARRRLHVAVTRASHQLWVASSAVRSPLIRSFPGAGDPVQG